TCGGCGAAAGCTTTCCGAGGCCCGGAAGGTCGCGTAGTGTTCATGGGTCCCGGACAGCCGCTTCGCGGCTTCCGGGATGACCGTTGCGCGTGGGCGTCCTCTCCTTTCCCAGATGGGGTTCTCGCATCGCGGATCACGCATGAACTCTTCACGAGTAGCGGTTCACAATGTCCTGGCTTGAGCTCAGCCCTGCGGAATGGACGGCGGTCCATCTCAGCCTGAAGGTGTCCTTCTGGGCGATGATCGCCAGCCTGCCGCTGGGGATCATCGTCGCGCTCCTGCTCGCGCGCGGCCGCTTCTGGGGGCATTCCCTGCTCAACGGGATCGTGCATCTGCCGCTCGTGCTGCCGCCGGTCGTGACTGGTTTCATCCTGCTCATCCTGTTCGGTCGGCGCGGGCCGGTCGGTGCCTTTCTCGACCAGTATTTCGGCATCGTCTTTTCCTTCCGCTGGACGGGAGCGGCGCTTGCCTGCGCGGTGATGGCCTTTCCGCTGCTCGTGCGCTCGATCCGCCTGTCGATCGAGGCCGTCGATACCCGGCTGGAGGTGGCGGCCAGCACGCTCGGGGCCAACCCTGTCTGGGTGTTCCTGACGGTGACGTTGCCGCTGATCCTGCCGGGCATCATCGCCGGCATGGTGATCGCCTTCGCCAAGGCCATGGGCGAGTTCGGCGCGACGATCACCTTCGTGTCGAACATTCCCGGCAAGACCCAGACCCTTTCGGCGGCAATCTATACC
This portion of the Chelatococcus sp. YT9 genome encodes:
- the modB gene encoding molybdate ABC transporter permease subunit, with protein sequence MSWLELSPAEWTAVHLSLKVSFWAMIASLPLGIIVALLLARGRFWGHSLLNGIVHLPLVLPPVVTGFILLILFGRRGPVGAFLDQYFGIVFSFRWTGAALACAVMAFPLLVRSIRLSIEAVDTRLEVAASTLGANPVWVFLTVTLPLILPGIIAGMVIAFAKAMGEFGATITFVSNIPGKTQTLSAAIYTFTQVPGGDSGAMRLTIVAVVIAMAALLVSELLARGVARRIAAA